A genomic stretch from Microbacterium proteolyticum includes:
- a CDS encoding YceD family protein: protein MREHSLEIPAPEKWGEGLVSVPESEPLEIDVRLESVHEGILVSGTVDTTATGVCGRCLIDIEEPVEVEFQELFAYPGTEASDFDVQDDHVDLENLVRDAIVLSLPFQPVCQPDCPGLDPNTGERLTESAGESEQTSVDPRWAALQQYTPDDGDALRAAPKTEKS from the coding sequence ATGCGCGAGCACTCCCTGGAGATCCCCGCTCCCGAGAAGTGGGGCGAGGGTCTCGTCTCCGTCCCCGAGTCCGAGCCGCTCGAGATCGACGTGCGTCTGGAGTCGGTGCACGAGGGCATCCTCGTCTCGGGAACGGTCGACACGACGGCCACCGGTGTGTGCGGGCGCTGCTTGATCGACATCGAGGAGCCTGTCGAAGTCGAGTTCCAGGAACTTTTCGCGTATCCTGGGACCGAAGCGAGTGACTTCGACGTTCAAGACGACCACGTGGATCTTGAAAATCTGGTCCGGGATGCCATTGTCCTGTCGCTTCCGTTCCAGCCGGTGTGTCAGCCGGACTGCCCCGGGCTCGACCCGAACACGGGCGAGAGGCTGACGGAAAGCGCCGGCGAATCGGAGCAGACGTCTGTCGATCCTCGATGGGCTGCGCTCCAGCAGTACACCCCAGACGACGGCGATGCGCTCCGCGCCGCCCCCAAGACAGAGAAGAGCTAG
- the coaD gene encoding pantetheine-phosphate adenylyltransferase — translation MDPRIAVVPGSFDPPTLGHLDVIRRAAGLFDQLHVLVVHNPGKEAMLPIAERQRLLEQAIVEAGVEGDVIVAAWSMGLLVDYATDVGAKVLVKGIRSQVDVAYETPMAIVNRDLAHVETVFLLPDPSHALVSSSLVRQVAGLGGDVSPYVPPAVARFLDTGARGI, via the coding sequence ATGGATCCCCGGATCGCCGTCGTTCCCGGCTCGTTCGACCCGCCCACGCTGGGACATCTCGACGTGATCCGTCGTGCCGCCGGCCTCTTCGATCAGCTGCACGTCCTCGTCGTCCACAACCCCGGCAAAGAGGCGATGCTCCCGATCGCCGAACGGCAGAGGCTGCTCGAGCAGGCGATTGTCGAGGCGGGCGTCGAGGGCGACGTGATCGTGGCCGCCTGGAGCATGGGGCTGCTCGTCGACTACGCCACGGACGTCGGAGCGAAGGTGCTGGTGAAGGGCATCCGCTCGCAGGTCGATGTCGCCTACGAGACGCCGATGGCGATCGTGAACCGCGATCTCGCGCACGTCGAGACGGTCTTCCTCCTGCCCGACCCCTCGCACGCCCTCGTCTCCAGTTCGCTCGTGCGTCAGGTGGCCGGGCTCGGCGGCGACGTCTCGCCGTACGTCCCGCCCGCGGTCGCCCGCTTCCTCGACACGGGCGCCCGAGGCATCTGA
- a CDS encoding ATP-dependent DNA helicase RecG, producing MPGLSLASRLDGAVGGKTASAFDRAFGMKTVGELLEHYPRRYARRGELTPIASLPLGEPVTIVAEVVSATERRMQNRRGSLLEVVISDGDGRMSLTFFNQPWRLKDLTPGRRGIFSGKVGEYRRQTQLTNPDYELFDDIAEARAEAEVTARRPIPIYPATSSVPSTLVQKTIAVVLDALGDVDDPLPDGLRARRGLLAARDALERIHRPEVDDDIPPAVATLRMQEAFVLQTALLQQRQFVRALSATKRPATPGGLLERFDAILPFALTPDQQSVGAQLAADLTGDWPMNRLVQGEVGSGKTLVALRAMLQVAESGGQSALIAPTEVLAGQHLRSIARMLGPELAPELMPTLLTGQMPAAERRRAALRVASGQARIVVGTHALLSATTTFADLGFVVVDEQHRFGVDQREALRSKGSSPHTLVLTATPIPRTVAMTVFGDLDVSTIRTMPAGRAGIQSFVAPLAEKPSWFARVWDRVAEEVAQGRQAFVVCAAIDSDQLAADEKTDEPADAPAAAAPPAGESERTRWGVVQVEALLSRLPTFDGIRVQILHGKMPSDEKDAVMQAFARGDIDVLVATTVIEVGVDVPNASTMVILEADRFGVSQLHQLRGRVGRGGLPGLCLLVTEAAPGTSARSRVEAVAATLDGFALAEVDLELRGEGDVLGGAQSGARSSLRLLRVVTDADLITEARAEGERVLADDPALLRHPGLAAALERRVGVEERAALAKS from the coding sequence ATGCCCGGTCTCTCGCTCGCCTCGCGGCTCGACGGCGCCGTGGGCGGCAAGACCGCGTCGGCATTCGATCGGGCGTTCGGCATGAAGACGGTGGGCGAACTGCTCGAGCACTACCCGCGCCGCTACGCGCGGCGGGGCGAACTCACCCCGATCGCGTCGCTGCCGCTGGGCGAACCCGTCACGATCGTCGCCGAGGTCGTCAGTGCCACCGAACGCCGCATGCAGAACCGGAGGGGTTCCCTGCTGGAGGTCGTCATCAGCGACGGCGACGGCCGCATGTCGCTGACGTTCTTCAATCAGCCGTGGCGGTTGAAAGACCTCACTCCCGGCCGACGGGGCATCTTCTCGGGGAAGGTCGGCGAGTACCGCCGCCAGACGCAGCTGACGAACCCCGACTACGAGTTGTTCGACGACATCGCCGAGGCCCGCGCCGAGGCCGAGGTCACCGCGAGACGCCCCATTCCGATCTATCCCGCGACGAGTTCGGTGCCGAGCACGCTCGTGCAGAAGACCATCGCGGTGGTGCTCGACGCCCTCGGCGACGTCGACGACCCGCTGCCCGACGGCCTCCGCGCCCGGCGGGGGTTGCTGGCCGCGCGCGACGCGCTCGAGCGGATCCACCGGCCCGAGGTCGACGACGACATCCCCCCGGCGGTCGCGACCCTGCGCATGCAGGAGGCCTTCGTGCTGCAGACCGCGCTGCTGCAGCAACGGCAGTTCGTGCGCGCGCTGTCGGCCACCAAGCGGCCCGCGACTCCGGGCGGTCTGCTCGAGCGGTTCGACGCGATCCTCCCCTTCGCGCTGACGCCCGACCAGCAGAGCGTGGGCGCGCAACTTGCCGCGGATCTCACGGGTGACTGGCCGATGAACCGGCTGGTGCAGGGAGAGGTCGGCTCCGGCAAGACCCTCGTCGCGTTGCGCGCGATGCTGCAGGTCGCCGAGTCGGGCGGTCAGTCCGCGCTCATCGCGCCCACCGAGGTGCTCGCCGGTCAGCACCTGCGCTCCATCGCGCGCATGCTCGGGCCCGAGCTCGCCCCGGAGCTCATGCCGACGCTGCTCACGGGACAGATGCCGGCGGCCGAGCGACGTCGCGCCGCCCTGCGCGTCGCTTCGGGGCAGGCGCGGATCGTGGTCGGCACGCATGCCCTCCTGAGCGCCACGACGACGTTCGCCGACCTCGGGTTCGTCGTCGTCGACGAGCAGCACCGCTTCGGCGTCGACCAGCGCGAGGCGCTCCGCTCCAAGGGGAGTTCGCCGCACACGCTCGTGCTCACGGCGACGCCCATCCCGCGCACCGTCGCCATGACGGTCTTCGGCGATCTCGACGTCTCGACCATCCGCACCATGCCGGCCGGTCGCGCCGGCATCCAGTCGTTCGTCGCGCCCCTCGCCGAGAAGCCGAGCTGGTTCGCGCGCGTGTGGGACCGGGTGGCCGAGGAGGTCGCGCAGGGACGCCAGGCGTTCGTCGTCTGCGCCGCGATCGATTCCGATCAGCTCGCCGCCGACGAGAAGACCGACGAGCCCGCCGACGCCCCCGCGGCTGCCGCTCCTCCGGCCGGTGAGAGCGAGCGCACGCGCTGGGGCGTGGTGCAGGTCGAGGCGCTGCTCTCGCGTCTGCCGACGTTCGACGGCATCCGCGTGCAGATCCTGCACGGCAAGATGCCTTCGGACGAGAAGGATGCCGTGATGCAGGCGTTCGCCCGCGGCGACATCGACGTGCTGGTCGCCACGACCGTGATCGAGGTGGGCGTCGACGTGCCGAACGCCTCCACCATGGTGATCCTCGAGGCCGATCGCTTCGGCGTGTCGCAGCTGCATCAGCTCCGCGGGCGCGTGGGCCGCGGCGGGCTGCCGGGACTCTGCCTGCTGGTGACCGAGGCGGCGCCCGGCACGTCTGCGCGCTCGCGCGTCGAGGCGGTGGCCGCGACCCTCGACGGCTTCGCCCTGGCCGAGGTCGATCTCGAGCTCCGGGGTGAGGGAGACGTGCTCGGCGGGGCGCAGTCGGGCGCGCGTTCGTCGCTGCGGCTGCTGCGGGTGGTGACCGACGCCGACCTCATCACCGAGGCGCGGGCGGAGGGGGAGCGCGTGCTCGCCGACGACCCCGCGCTGCTGCGCCATCCGGGCCTCGCCGCGGCTCTCGAGCGACGGGTCGGTGTGGAGGAGCGCGCAGCGCTGGCCAAGTCCTGA
- the rsmD gene encoding 16S rRNA (guanine(966)-N(2))-methyltransferase RsmD: MTRIISGRAGGTVLDVPPKGTRPTSDRVRESLFGALESAGLIADARVADLFAGSGALGLESLSRGAASADLIELSAPAATLIRKNAERLRAAGVTAPARVHRANVTSYLAASTAEWDLVFLDPPYDIADPDLTKALVALAPRLSPDATVIVERAKRSTAPDWAAAGLAPERDRAYGDTTMWWGRPNA, from the coding sequence GTGACGCGCATCATCTCCGGCCGCGCCGGCGGCACCGTCCTCGACGTCCCCCCGAAGGGCACGCGCCCCACGAGCGACCGGGTCCGCGAATCGCTCTTCGGCGCCCTCGAGTCCGCGGGCCTGATCGCCGACGCCCGCGTGGCGGACCTCTTCGCCGGCTCCGGTGCGCTGGGCCTGGAGAGCCTGAGCCGTGGCGCCGCGTCCGCCGATCTAATCGAGCTCTCGGCCCCGGCCGCGACGCTCATCCGCAAGAACGCCGAGCGCCTCCGCGCCGCGGGCGTCACCGCCCCCGCCCGCGTGCACCGGGCAAACGTCACGAGCTACCTCGCGGCATCCACCGCGGAGTGGGATCTCGTCTTCCTCGACCCGCCCTACGACATCGCCGATCCCGACCTGACGAAGGCGCTGGTGGCTCTCGCACCCCGTCTGAGCCCGGATGCCACGGTGATCGTGGAGCGGGCCAAGCGCTCCACGGCTCCTGACTGGGCGGCGGCGGGTCTCGCTCCCGAGCGGGACCGCGCGTACGGCGACACGACGATGTGGTGGGGCCGTCCGAACGCGTGA
- the thiL gene encoding thiamine-phosphate kinase: MTDAELSRETTVGELSEGQILRRILDRLPPSTAPVGPGDDAAVLSVPDGRVVATTDTLVHGPDFRLAWSSPFDLGFKAAAVNLADVAAMGARPIALLVALAMPDATPVSFVRGFADGLAAACAELAPDCAVEGGDLTVSDTLTIAVTALGSLDGRDPVRRSGARVGDGVYVIGELGEAARGLDLLFRRFTDAEGTPVALTREARAGLDSADAKALSRQLTPRPPVAEALWAAASGASAMMDVSDGLALDATRLADASGVTIAIDAATLGDDVARALGGGEDHGFLVTFGADAEPLGRRIGTVQHRGETAITVDGEPWSGRTGWDPYRDWDAGRG, from the coding sequence GTGACCGACGCCGAGCTCAGCCGTGAGACCACCGTGGGGGAGCTGTCCGAGGGGCAGATCCTGCGCCGCATCCTGGATCGCCTCCCGCCCTCCACCGCGCCGGTCGGCCCGGGCGATGACGCCGCGGTGCTGAGCGTGCCCGACGGACGGGTGGTCGCCACGACCGACACGCTCGTGCACGGTCCGGACTTCCGGCTGGCGTGGTCGTCGCCGTTCGATCTCGGCTTCAAGGCGGCGGCGGTCAACCTCGCCGATGTCGCCGCGATGGGTGCCCGCCCGATCGCCCTGCTCGTCGCTCTGGCCATGCCCGACGCGACGCCGGTGTCGTTCGTCCGGGGTTTCGCCGACGGCCTGGCCGCAGCCTGCGCGGAGCTCGCGCCCGATTGCGCGGTCGAGGGCGGCGACCTCACTGTCTCCGACACGCTCACGATCGCGGTGACCGCCCTCGGCAGCCTCGACGGTCGCGACCCGGTGCGCCGCTCGGGCGCGCGGGTGGGGGACGGCGTCTACGTCATCGGCGAGCTGGGCGAGGCGGCCCGCGGACTCGACCTGTTGTTCCGACGGTTCACTGATGCCGAGGGCACCCCCGTCGCCCTGACGCGTGAGGCTCGCGCGGGTCTCGACTCCGCCGACGCGAAGGCGCTGTCGCGTCAGCTGACGCCACGCCCGCCGGTGGCCGAGGCGCTGTGGGCGGCGGCATCCGGAGCATCGGCGATGATGGACGTCTCCGACGGCCTCGCGCTGGATGCGACACGGCTCGCCGACGCGTCGGGGGTGACCATCGCGATCGACGCCGCGACGCTCGGCGACGACGTGGCGCGGGCGCTCGGCGGGGGAGAGGACCACGGCTTCCTCGTCACCTTCGGAGCGGATGCCGAGCCCCTCGGTCGCCGCATCGGTACGGTGCAGCACCGGGGGGAGACGGCGATCACCGTCGACGGCGAGCCGTGGTCGGGGCGAACCGGCTGGGATCCGTACCGGGACTGGGACGCCGGACGCGGCTGA
- a CDS encoding DUF3515 family protein produces the protein MPRSARPLALLAALVLVPGLAACSTTVAMEPARLANDPACASVIARLPESISGQERRWTDAQATGAWGTPASILMTCGLEPPAPSTLPCRTFDGVDWLVDESQAADNRYTLTTFGRSPALQVYLDFDIASSGDVAQALGPLIREYLQPTGSACTAASDTTATPAPSPTP, from the coding sequence GTGCCCCGCTCCGCCCGCCCCCTCGCGCTCCTGGCCGCCCTCGTCCTGGTCCCGGGGCTGGCCGCCTGCAGCACGACGGTGGCGATGGAGCCGGCGAGGCTCGCCAACGACCCCGCCTGCGCGTCGGTGATCGCCCGGCTGCCGGAGAGCATCTCGGGGCAGGAGCGACGCTGGACCGACGCGCAGGCCACGGGGGCCTGGGGCACTCCGGCATCCATCCTCATGACGTGCGGACTCGAGCCGCCGGCCCCGTCGACCCTGCCGTGCCGCACGTTCGACGGCGTGGACTGGCTGGTCGACGAGTCGCAGGCCGCCGACAACCGGTACACGCTCACGACCTTCGGCCGGAGCCCCGCCCTGCAGGTCTACCTCGACTTCGACATCGCCAGCAGCGGCGACGTCGCCCAGGCTCTCGGCCCCCTCATCCGCGAATACCTGCAGCCGACCGGCTCGGCCTGCACCGCCGCCTCCGACACCACGGCCACCCCGGCCCCGTCACCGACTCCGTAG
- a CDS encoding D-alanine--D-alanine ligase family protein, with product MTKPVVVVLFGGRSSEHSISSATAGGVLRAIDRDRFRVIPVGITRDGAFVLEDDDPDKFALRPEALPQVVDNGTRVRLPDSTLSREWTVTDAEGTRSLGDVDVVLPILHGRFGEDGTVQGLLELLGIPYAGGGVLMSAIGMNKNVTKQVLRSANVPVVPWVAVTRADLARDRALWERRVRALGLPVFVKPNEAGSSVGVSKVSRWEDLDAALDTAFAEDGLVLVEQAIVGREVECGVLPGRDGGPVRVSVAGEIVVTGREFYDFEAKYLDAPGVDLVCPADLRDGELAEMQRIAAKAFEAIGGQGLARVDFFYTGTEFYVNEVNTMPGFTPISMFPTCWIASGLTYPDLISDLLDAALAKA from the coding sequence ATGACCAAACCGGTGGTGGTGGTGCTCTTCGGCGGGCGCTCCAGCGAGCACTCGATCAGTTCCGCCACGGCGGGCGGGGTGCTGCGGGCGATCGACCGTGACCGCTTCCGGGTGATCCCGGTCGGCATCACCCGCGACGGCGCCTTCGTCCTCGAAGACGACGACCCCGACAAGTTCGCCCTGCGTCCCGAGGCCCTGCCCCAGGTGGTCGACAACGGCACGCGCGTGCGGCTGCCCGACTCGACGCTGTCGCGCGAGTGGACCGTGACCGACGCCGAGGGCACCCGCTCGCTCGGCGATGTCGACGTCGTACTGCCGATCCTCCACGGCCGGTTCGGCGAGGACGGCACCGTGCAGGGGCTGCTCGAACTCCTCGGCATCCCGTACGCCGGCGGCGGTGTGCTCATGTCGGCCATCGGCATGAACAAGAACGTCACCAAGCAGGTGCTGCGTTCGGCGAACGTCCCGGTCGTGCCGTGGGTCGCCGTCACGCGCGCCGACCTCGCGCGCGACCGCGCGCTCTGGGAGCGCCGCGTGCGCGCGCTGGGTCTTCCGGTCTTCGTCAAGCCCAACGAGGCCGGGTCGAGCGTCGGCGTATCGAAGGTCTCCCGCTGGGAAGACCTGGATGCCGCTCTCGACACCGCCTTCGCCGAGGACGGGCTCGTGCTCGTGGAGCAGGCGATCGTCGGTCGCGAGGTCGAGTGCGGCGTGCTCCCTGGGCGCGACGGCGGACCGGTCCGCGTGAGCGTCGCGGGCGAGATCGTGGTGACCGGCCGGGAGTTCTACGACTTCGAGGCGAAGTACCTCGATGCGCCGGGCGTCGACCTCGTGTGTCCCGCCGATCTTCGCGACGGCGAGCTGGCCGAGATGCAGCGTATCGCCGCGAAGGCGTTCGAGGCGATCGGCGGGCAGGGCCTCGCGCGCGTGGACTTCTTCTACACGGGTACCGAGTTCTACGTGAACGAGGTCAACACGATGCCCGGTTTCACGCCGATCTCGATGTTCCCGACGTGCTGGATCGCCTCAGGACTGACCTACCCCGACCTGATCAGCGACCTGCTGGACGCAGCCCTCGCCAAAGCCTGA
- a CDS encoding NAD(P)H-dependent glycerol-3-phosphate dehydrogenase: MGPKVAVVGAGSWGTTFGKILADGGASVVMWARRPELAAEITESKRNSRYLSGINLPRTMTATTDLAEALRDAEQIYLSVPSQSLRENLAAIKPYVERTDVPIVSLMKGVEKSTGLRMSQVIEQVLQCDPARIAVASGPNLALEIAREQPTAAVISSLSPETAEAVARRARNRYFRSFVNTDVIGTEFGGVLKNLIAVAIGIVDGVGYGENTKASIITRGLVEMTDFAVAQGAQPETLQGLAGLGDLIATCQSPLSRNNTAGRLLGQGYGYKEVVAQMQQTAEGLASVAPVLQLAKQVGVDMPIVQQVKMVLDGTMDPRDIAPHLTTDDDQPQGERTQNDQTGGGGALRRALQRALDQFRHGGRGAAGDRP, from the coding sequence GTGGGACCCAAAGTCGCCGTCGTCGGCGCCGGGAGCTGGGGCACCACGTTCGGCAAGATCCTCGCCGACGGCGGGGCGTCCGTCGTCATGTGGGCGCGCCGTCCGGAGCTCGCGGCCGAGATCACCGAGTCCAAGCGCAACAGCCGCTACCTGTCCGGCATCAACCTGCCGCGCACCATGACGGCGACCACCGACCTGGCCGAGGCGCTTCGCGACGCGGAGCAGATCTACCTGTCGGTGCCGAGCCAGTCGCTGCGCGAGAACCTCGCGGCGATCAAGCCGTACGTCGAGCGCACCGATGTGCCCATCGTCTCGCTCATGAAGGGCGTGGAGAAGTCGACGGGCCTGCGCATGAGCCAGGTCATCGAGCAGGTGCTGCAGTGCGATCCGGCTCGCATCGCCGTGGCATCCGGTCCCAACCTCGCCCTCGAGATCGCCCGGGAGCAGCCCACCGCCGCGGTCATCAGCTCGCTGAGCCCCGAGACGGCCGAGGCCGTCGCCCGGCGCGCGCGCAACCGGTACTTCCGCTCGTTCGTGAACACCGACGTCATCGGAACCGAGTTCGGCGGGGTGCTCAAGAACCTCATCGCCGTGGCGATCGGCATCGTCGACGGTGTCGGCTACGGCGAGAACACCAAGGCGTCCATCATCACGCGGGGCCTGGTCGAGATGACCGACTTCGCCGTGGCGCAGGGCGCACAGCCCGAGACGCTGCAGGGTCTCGCGGGCCTCGGTGACCTCATCGCCACGTGCCAATCGCCTTTGAGCCGCAACAACACCGCCGGGCGACTGCTCGGCCAGGGCTACGGCTACAAGGAGGTCGTGGCCCAGATGCAGCAGACCGCCGAGGGCCTGGCATCCGTGGCCCCCGTGCTCCAGCTCGCGAAGCAGGTCGGTGTCGACATGCCCATCGTGCAGCAGGTGAAGATGGTGCTCGATGGCACCATGGACCCGCGAGACATCGCGCCGCACCTGACGACCGACGACGACCAGCCGCAGGGCGAGAGGACGCAGAATGACCAAACCGGTGGTGGTGGTGCTCTTCGGCGGGCGCTCCAGCGAGCACTCGATCAGTTCCGCCACGGCGGGCGGGGTGCTGCGGGCGATCGACCGTGA
- a CDS encoding lysophospholipid acyltransferase family protein has product MTAVTATPETSRPSIFWPLAAIIVPAVGLFARIEIRGAENLPREGAYVLASNHNSEFDPLVVAVAVWRLGRAPRFMAKESLFRAPVLGAALKATGMVPVPRTSSGASQSMKAAEQIARDGRGVIVYAEGTLTRDPDLWPMRGKTGAVRLALAGDLPLIPVAQWGVQQILPRYGKLKFPRRSHVVVEFGPPMDLSPYAGTPPQPSALVAATDAMMNRIASMLSGIRGLPAPAERWDPAKHGQNETGRLES; this is encoded by the coding sequence GTGACGGCGGTGACCGCAACCCCCGAGACGAGCCGCCCGAGCATCTTCTGGCCGCTCGCGGCCATCATCGTGCCCGCCGTGGGCCTGTTCGCCCGCATCGAGATCCGGGGCGCCGAGAATCTGCCGCGCGAGGGCGCGTACGTGCTCGCGTCGAACCACAACTCGGAGTTCGACCCGCTCGTCGTGGCGGTCGCCGTGTGGCGGCTCGGGCGCGCGCCGCGCTTCATGGCGAAGGAGAGTCTCTTCCGGGCTCCCGTGCTCGGCGCGGCGCTCAAGGCCACGGGCATGGTGCCGGTGCCGCGCACATCATCGGGTGCGAGCCAGTCGATGAAGGCCGCCGAGCAGATCGCGCGGGACGGCCGCGGCGTGATCGTCTACGCCGAGGGGACGCTCACGCGCGACCCCGATCTGTGGCCCATGCGAGGGAAGACCGGAGCCGTCCGCCTCGCGCTGGCCGGCGATCTGCCGCTCATTCCCGTGGCGCAGTGGGGCGTGCAGCAGATCCTGCCGCGCTACGGCAAGCTGAAGTTCCCGCGGCGCTCGCACGTCGTGGTGGAGTTCGGCCCGCCGATGGACCTGTCGCCCTACGCGGGAACCCCTCCGCAACCGTCGGCCCTGGTCGCAGCGACCGACGCGATGATGAACCGGATCGCGTCGATGCTCTCCGGCATCCGGGGGCTGCCCGCGCCGGCGGAACGCTGGGATCCGGCGAAGCACGGACAGAACGAGACGGGTCGCCTTGAGTCGTAA